The Sphingobacteriales bacterium nucleotide sequence CAATATAATATTCTGTTCTTTGCATTTCACAACAACTACAATTGAATTCTGAAATATATACCTTATTAATTTTTTCTGATTTAATTAAGGGTTTAATAAAATTGATAACATCGTTTTTTATAAAATTACTTGTATCCTTTAAGTATTTTAATTCATTTAATAAATGTTTTTTTATATTATTTGTATTGGTGTCATCTTTATACATTTCAATAAAATGGTTATAATGAATTTCTTTTGATAAAATTGTTTTATAATAAATAGAATTATCACTTTCTTCATAACTTACCTTAATACTATTATTAATTACCTTATAAAATAAATTGTTACAATCCTTTCTTTCTTTACAAGAATAAATTAACAAAATAAAGAGCATGAGGCAATAATTGTTCATATTATATATATACGAAAATAAGGTAATTTTATGTAATAGATTTTATAAAATCTATTACTGCATTTGCCCATATTTCTGGCTTTTCTAACATTGGATAATGGCCACATTCATCAATTTTTGTATATGTTGAGTTTGGTGTGGCATCGTGCAAAGTTTCTGCAATAGCTTTTACAGCAATTGGGTCTTGTTGTGCCCACAAAAAATGAACAGGGAAATCTACTTCTTTAAAAATTGGAATCCATCTGTTCCAAAATTTCTTTCTTTCATTATTGTATGTTGATACACGATGCAAAACTTCAGTACAAGAATCATGCATCAAAAAATCATATAATAACTCAATTTCTTGTTGCTTAAATTTGTTTTTATCAAACCAAATAGCACGCATATTTTTTACATACATGCTTTTATTCATCATAGCTGCAATATATTTTCCAACTATTTCATGCTTTAATAATTTTTGTATAATTCGTAGTTTTGCCAATTGTATATTCATACTTCCATTGCAAAATGTAAAAGATTGAATCTTTAGCTGGTTGTAGCCTTGTAATTTTCTTACCATGATTTCATTAGCTACAGTAGTGCTATAATCATGTGCAACAATGTGTATGTTTTTTAATTCTAAATGATTCCATAATGCCAATGCAATATCAGCTTGTTCCATTAATGAATAAGCATAATTTTTTGGCTTTTCGGACAGTCCAAAACCAAGATGGTCGTGAAGCACAATATTAAATTTATTTTCAAAAAATGGCAGAACATGAACAAAATCATAACTACACGATGGATAGCCATGCATGATACATATAGTTGGTGCTTGTTCATCAACTATATGCTGAATATAAAAGACATTAAAGTGATTAATCTTAATGTTTTTTCCTTTTGCTCTCCATTCTTCTATTTGCATTAGAATAAAAATAAAAAAAAGCTGCCAATAAATTGACAGCTTAGATAAATAAGATTAGTACTTTTATTAAACTTTGGCAGTTTTTACTGTTTTGATAATTCTTGCAGCAACTTTATATGGATCTGCAGCAGAATTAGGTCTTCTGTCTTCTAACCAGCCTTTCCAGCCTTTCTCTACTGTTCCAATTGGAATGCGAATAGAAGCACCTCTGTCTGAAACACCAAAACTAAATTGGTCTATAGATTGAGTTTCGTGTTTTCCTGTTAATCTCATATCATTATCTGCACCATAAACTTCAATATGTTCTTTTACATAAGGTGCAAATGCATTACAGATTGTTTCATAAGTTTCTTTGCTGCCACAAGTTCTCAATGTTTCGTTAGAGAAGTTAGCATGCATACCTGAACCATTCCAGTCTGCATCAGTACCCAATGGTTTGCAGTGCCAGTTGATTGAATAATCATATTGTTCTGCTGTTCTTTCTAATAAGTAACGAGCAATCCATACTTGGTCACCAGCTTGTTTTGCACCTTTTGCAAATACTTGGAATTCCCATTGTCCTATTGCAACTTCTGCATTGATACCTTCAATGTTTAAGCCTGCATCTATACAATAGTCTAAATGTTCTTCTACGATATCTCTACCTACAGCTTTTCCTGCACCTACAGAACAATAGTATATTCCTTGTGGTTCTGGCGTTCCAGTTGGTGTATATTCGCCCCAGCCAATTGGTTTGTTTGTTTTAGGATTCCAAATAAAATATTCTTGCTCAAAGCCAAACCAAAAATCATTATCATCATCTTCGATAGTTGCTCTTCCGTTGGTTGCGTGTGCTGTTCCATCCGGATTTAATACTTCGCACATTACTAAGTATGCGTTTCTTCTTGCAGGATCTGGACAGATAAATACTGGTTTTAATAAACAGTCTGAAGAACCACCAGGTGCTTGCTCTGTTGAAGAGCCATCAAAACACCAAACTGGACAATCTTCTAATTTTCCAGTAAAATCTCTTTCGACTCTAGTTTTACTTCTTAGGCTTTGAGTTGGTTTGTAGCCGTCTAACCAGATGTACTCTAATTTGAATGCTGTCATATTTTATTTTTTTTAAATGTGAATAATATTTACAATATTTATTAAAACAAAGATAAATACTATCATATTTATAAAAAATAGTTCAACTTTAAGATATAATTAAGTTTGTTTTTTTACATTTTGGTGTAAAATTATTGACTTTTTTATTAAAATATTCTAATTTGTTGTTTGTATATGATAATGTGTATTGTTTTTCTTTAATTCAGTTTCTTAGATTTGGTAATTATTGTGCTTGTTCTAAGATTCTGATAAATAAATTATTGTATGATAGAAAAAATAGTTACATTAGTATAAAATTTAATATCTATGATAATCGTTGTAAATCACAGCATTAATAACCCAGAAAAATTTTGGGCATCTGCGCAAGCAAGTCTTCCACAATTGCCCGAAGGTGGCGTGAAAAGAGTAATACAAGTATTACCCAATAATGACATGACTATATCAACTTGTTTGTGGGAAGCTGATAGTATTGAATTGCTAGACGCTTACTTGAGAGAAAAAGTATTAGATTGGAGCTCAGAAACATATTTTGAGCTTAAAACTGATGCTGCAATGGGTGTTAGCTTGTAGTTGGTTATTTTAATCAATGATATACATAGAACATTTGCTATGTACTCAAATGTTTTGTACCGTGTTTTGAACAATGTCTTCTAGTAGTTTTTCTGCTTGGTGCATTGTATTTATGTTCTCATACACCAATATAAGTATACTGCCATTTTGTTTGAGTGTGCATTTGCGTTTGCCATTTTGAATGTATTGCATAATTTTGCCAAAGCTTTCGCCTTCGTAAAATGCAGATTT carries:
- a CDS encoding glutamine synthetase beta-grasp domain-containing protein, with product MTAFKLEYIWLDGYKPTQSLRSKTRVERDFTGKLEDCPVWCFDGSSTEQAPGGSSDCLLKPVFICPDPARRNAYLVMCEVLNPDGTAHATNGRATIEDDDNDFWFGFEQEYFIWNPKTNKPIGWGEYTPTGTPEPQGIYYCSVGAGKAVGRDIVEEHLDYCIDAGLNIEGINAEVAIGQWEFQVFAKGAKQAGDQVWIARYLLERTAEQYDYSINWHCKPLGTDADWNGSGMHANFSNETLRTCGSKETYETICNAFAPYVKEHIEVYGADNDMRLTGKHETQSIDQFSFGVSDRGASIRIPIGTVEKGWKGWLEDRRPNSAADPYKVAARIIKTVKTAKV
- a CDS encoding alpha/beta hydrolase, which produces MQIEEWRAKGKNIKINHFNVFYIQHIVDEQAPTICIMHGYPSCSYDFVHVLPFFENKFNIVLHDHLGFGLSEKPKNYAYSLMEQADIALALWNHLELKNIHIVAHDYSTTVANEIMVRKLQGYNQLKIQSFTFCNGSMNIQLAKLRIIQKLLKHEIVGKYIAAMMNKSMYVKNMRAIWFDKNKFKQQEIELLYDFLMHDSCTEVLHRVSTYNNERKKFWNRWIPIFKEVDFPVHFLWAQQDPIAVKAIAETLHDATPNSTYTKIDECGHYPMLEKPEIWANAVIDFIKSIT